In the Clostridium cellulovorans 743B genome, AAACCTCCAAATCATCGATAACTTCACTAGTGTCACTAGCACATAAAAATGAGCTAACGTAACTATTCTTATCAGGCCATCCTATTTCCTCGAAATTTTTTGAAAGTCTATCCCATGCTCTAAAAACATGGAAATTCCCGCTTCCTTGATTAAAATCAAAAATATGACGACCTGGAAATGTATCATTACTGATGAATATTGATAAACAATCATACATTCCTGAGCAAGGATGTAACTCCATTATATTAAAACCAGCCTTATAATTATGTCTTCTTAAAAATTCTGCTACTAGCCTCTATGTAACAGCAGTAATAACACCATAGCTATAATCCATAATCATTACCTCCAAATTTTCAAAAATGCCCTAAAAATACGTAATGACTCTACACAAAATGCAAAGTCATTTTTAAACATGTATTTACTTAAGATAAGTATACCTTAATATCATTAATTTTCAAATATATAACTTATATTTGTTGCCTGTATCAGATTATCAAACTAAAGATGTTCCCACTTCATAAGCAAACCTACTTTTGGGTTAGCTTAGCATCACAATAATAATTTCTAAACCTTATTATTTGGTAAAACCATTTGTATTTTTCTTTAAAACTCTAAAAGCATATCATACCATTCAGAACCGCCATGTTCGGATTTTGAAACACCCTTATTTTCAAAACCAAACTTTGAATAGTAATGAATGAGCTTCTCTTTACATGTTAAAATAACACCTTTGCGCACCTTTAATTTTGATACTTCTATCATATGATTCATTAATTGTGCAGCAATTCCTTGATTGCAATACTCTGGTATCACGTCAAGCCCAAAGATAGTTTGGTAATCTCCATCTGGAACATGTAGTGTAGCATCAATAAATAGTTCATCATATATAGCCGTTTCATTGATTATTGCTCCATTTATAAACCCAATTATTTTCCCATCAATTTCAGCTACAAAAAAACTTTCTGGGAATGTCTTAATCCGTTGTTCGAATAACGCCTTCATAGCAGCCTCTGCCTCTGGAAAACATCTTGCTTCTACTTCTGCTACATCATCTAAGTCTTCTATAGACACTCTTCTGATTTTAATATCCATTATAGTAATCTCCTTTTGAAATACTTAAGCTCATACTTAGTTCTGTCTTTCCACCCTAACTATACGGAATAATATAATCAACCTCCGCATCCTCTATATCCAGTATAACATTCTCACAATAGCTAAATACATACCCTTCTATCAACAATACTTTCTTATCCTAATTATTAAAGGTTCGACTATCTCAAGCTGTTGAACTT is a window encoding:
- a CDS encoding GNAT family N-acetyltransferase — its product is MDIKIRRVSIEDLDDVAEVEARCFPEAEAAMKALFEQRIKTFPESFFVAEIDGKIIGFINGAIINETAIYDELFIDATLHVPDGDYQTIFGLDVIPEYCNQGIAAQLMNHMIEVSKLKVRKGVILTCKEKLIHYYSKFGFENKGVSKSEHGGSEWYDMLLEF